In Kitasatospora sp. NA04385, a single genomic region encodes these proteins:
- a CDS encoding sugar ABC transporter permease, giving the protein MTLTADRPAAETATTERPAKVRRRGRSSPLATVLAHGTLIAASLVALFPVLYIAYISLGPDDNDYLHPAKIFDKMTFANYTKVMNDTGFFTWFGNSAIVAGGTTVIGVLIAASTGYAVSRMRFPGYRQLMWTLLVTQMFPIAVLIVPMYYILSNLGMLDSYTGLILVYSATTVPYCAWLLKGYFDTIPMEIDEAGRVDGLSPIGTFWRLILPLARPGLAVAAFYSFLTAWGEVAYASTFMLSSDKYTLAVGLSSFVSEHDHQWQLMAATSVLIALPAAVVFYLVQRHLVTGLTAGAAKS; this is encoded by the coding sequence ATGACACTCACCGCCGACCGCCCCGCCGCCGAGACGGCCACCACCGAGCGCCCCGCCAAGGTCCGCCGGCGCGGCCGGTCCTCGCCGCTGGCCACCGTGCTCGCGCACGGCACGCTGATCGCCGCCAGCCTGGTCGCGCTGTTCCCGGTGCTGTACATCGCGTACATCTCGCTCGGGCCGGACGACAATGACTACCTGCACCCGGCGAAGATCTTCGACAAGATGACCTTCGCCAACTACACCAAGGTCATGAACGACACCGGGTTCTTCACCTGGTTCGGCAACTCGGCGATCGTGGCCGGCGGCACCACCGTGATCGGCGTGCTGATCGCCGCCTCCACCGGCTACGCGGTCTCCCGGATGCGCTTCCCCGGCTACCGGCAGCTGATGTGGACCCTGCTGGTCACCCAGATGTTCCCGATCGCGGTGCTGATCGTGCCGATGTACTACATCCTGTCGAACCTCGGGATGCTGGACAGCTACACCGGCCTGATCCTGGTCTACTCGGCCACCACCGTGCCGTACTGCGCCTGGCTGCTCAAGGGCTACTTCGACACCATCCCGATGGAGATCGACGAGGCCGGCCGGGTCGACGGGCTCTCCCCGATCGGCACCTTCTGGCGGCTGATCCTGCCGCTGGCCCGCCCGGGCCTGGCGGTGGCCGCGTTCTACTCCTTCCTCACCGCCTGGGGCGAGGTCGCCTACGCCTCGACCTTCATGCTCTCGTCCGACAAGTACACGCTGGCGGTCGGCCTGTCCTCGTTCGTCAGCGAGCACGACCACCAGTGGCAGCTGATGGCCGCCACCTCGGTGCTGATCGCGCTCCCGGCCGCGGTCGTCTTCTACCTGGTGCAGCGCCACCTGGTCACCGGTCTGACGGCCGGCGCCGCGAAGTCCTGA
- a CDS encoding carbohydrate ABC transporter permease, with amino-acid sequence MAVAVAQRIRLSYSKYWYAYAMIAPVVIVLGVLVGYPLVRGIYLTLTNATSLNVGRQIGVNHIPDSFDFIGLDNYADVLWGPTAYDRFWSHFIWTVAWTAICVVLHYGIGLGLALLLNRKMRGRGLYRLVLILPWAVPTFVTVFSWRLMLADGGAVNGLLSFLHLPEPAWLSDPLAQKAAAILVNTWVGVPFMMISLLGGLQSIPQELYEAAEMDGAGPWQRFRHVTLPGLRTVSSTVVLLGVIWTFNQFAVIFLLFGSGAPDAQILVTWAYRLGFGQQPSDYAQSATYGILLLSILIVFTTFYRRWLARNEKANG; translated from the coding sequence ATGGCAGTTGCGGTCGCACAGCGCATCAGGCTGTCGTACTCGAAGTACTGGTACGCGTACGCTATGATCGCGCCGGTCGTGATCGTCCTCGGCGTGCTGGTCGGCTACCCGCTGGTGCGCGGCATCTACCTGACCCTGACCAACGCCACCAGCCTCAACGTCGGCCGGCAGATCGGCGTCAACCACATCCCCGACAGCTTCGACTTCATCGGGCTGGACAACTACGCGGACGTGCTGTGGGGGCCGACCGCGTACGACCGGTTCTGGTCGCACTTCATCTGGACCGTCGCCTGGACCGCGATCTGCGTCGTCCTGCATTACGGCATCGGCCTGGGCCTGGCGCTGCTGCTCAACCGGAAGATGCGCGGCCGCGGCCTGTACCGGCTGGTGCTGATCCTGCCCTGGGCGGTGCCGACCTTCGTCACCGTCTTCTCCTGGCGCCTGATGCTCGCCGACGGCGGCGCCGTCAACGGACTGCTCTCCTTCCTGCACCTGCCCGAACCCGCCTGGCTGTCCGACCCGCTGGCGCAGAAGGCCGCCGCGATCCTGGTCAACACCTGGGTCGGCGTGCCGTTCATGATGATCTCGCTGCTCGGCGGACTCCAGTCGATCCCGCAGGAGCTCTACGAGGCCGCCGAGATGGACGGGGCCGGCCCCTGGCAGCGCTTCCGCCACGTCACCCTGCCCGGTCTGCGCACCGTCTCCTCGACCGTCGTGCTGCTCGGCGTGATCTGGACCTTCAACCAGTTCGCGGTCATCTTCCTGCTCTTCGGCTCCGGCGCCCCCGACGCGCAGATCCTGGTCACCTGGGCCTACCGCCTCGGCTTCGGCCAGCAGCCCTCCGACTACGCGCAGTCCGCGACCTACGGCATCCTGCTGCTGTCGATCCTGATCGTGTTCACCACCTTCTACCGCCGCTGGCTGGCCCGGAACGAGAAGGCCAACGGATGA
- a CDS encoding extracellular solute-binding protein: MRRGIAASALVAALAVSMAACSSSGSGSDAKGDGGPVTITYWDTSNATNEAPNYQELVKKFEAANPNVKVNFVNVPFDTAQNKLQTAMGAKGAPDVFRAEVGWTSAFAKAGYLEPLDGTPALADASVFQPSLIKQATYSGKVYGVPLVTDTLALMYNKDLFAKAGITAAPTTWDELKADAAQLKEKAGVDGFWLKAGDGYYAMPFLYGEGTNMVDAAGKKITVNSAEAVKAVDTYKSMFTSPGTAKADVTTDAYAHMMDAFNNGKVAAIIQGPWEVTNIYKGTAFADKKNLGIAAVPNGSTGKGGAPTGGHNVSVYAGSDAAHKAAAEKLAAFLTSAESQTFLALKNGTLPTRTDAYTDEVKANPGIADFQAILTSAQPRPELPEYASLFGSFGTNLGKIVQDQSDTKAGLDATATDYAKLLPDFTK, from the coding sequence ATGCGGCGTGGCATCGCGGCCTCCGCTCTCGTTGCGGCTCTGGCGGTCTCCATGGCGGCCTGCAGCAGCAGCGGCTCCGGCTCGGACGCCAAGGGCGACGGCGGACCGGTCACCATCACCTACTGGGACACCTCGAACGCCACCAACGAGGCCCCCAACTACCAGGAGCTGGTCAAGAAGTTCGAGGCCGCGAACCCGAACGTCAAGGTCAACTTCGTCAACGTGCCGTTCGACACGGCGCAGAACAAGTTGCAGACCGCGATGGGCGCCAAGGGCGCGCCGGACGTCTTCCGCGCCGAGGTCGGCTGGACCTCCGCCTTCGCCAAGGCCGGCTACCTGGAGCCGCTGGACGGCACCCCCGCGCTGGCCGACGCCTCCGTCTTCCAGCCCTCGCTGATCAAGCAGGCCACGTACTCGGGCAAGGTCTACGGCGTCCCGCTGGTCACCGACACCCTCGCCCTGATGTACAACAAGGACCTGTTCGCCAAGGCCGGCATCACCGCCGCCCCCACCACCTGGGACGAGCTCAAGGCCGACGCCGCGCAGCTCAAGGAGAAGGCGGGCGTCGACGGCTTCTGGCTGAAGGCCGGTGACGGCTACTACGCCATGCCGTTCCTGTACGGCGAGGGCACCAACATGGTGGACGCCGCGGGCAAGAAGATCACCGTCAACTCGGCCGAGGCCGTCAAGGCCGTCGACACCTACAAGTCGATGTTCACCTCGCCCGGCACCGCCAAGGCCGACGTCACCACCGACGCCTACGCGCACATGATGGACGCCTTCAACAACGGCAAGGTCGCGGCGATCATCCAGGGCCCCTGGGAGGTCACCAACATCTACAAGGGCACCGCGTTCGCCGACAAGAAGAACCTCGGCATCGCCGCCGTCCCGAACGGCTCCACCGGCAAGGGCGGCGCCCCCACCGGCGGCCACAACGTCTCCGTCTACGCCGGCTCCGACGCCGCCCACAAGGCCGCCGCCGAGAAGCTCGCCGCGTTCCTGACCTCCGCCGAGAGCCAGACCTTCCTCGCGCTGAAGAACGGCACCCTGCCCACCCGGACCGACGCCTACACCGACGAGGTCAAGGCCAACCCCGGCATCGCGGACTTCCAGGCGATCCTGACCTCCGCCCAGCCGCGCCCCGAACTGCCCGAGTACGCCTCGCTGTTCGGCTCCTTCGGCACCAACCTCGGCAAGATCGTCCAGGACCAGTCGGACACCAAGGCCGGTCTCGACGCCACCGCGACCGACTACGCGAAGCTCCTCCCGGACTTCACCAAGTAA
- a CDS encoding aldose epimerase family protein: MTAPAEPTEVHRAPYDHSGAGMGLERWTLRAGPVEATVITLGAALHTLTAPDRSGAPAQLLLTSADVGTLLGPAKHYGVTVGRYANRIADSRITLDGEDHPLLPTGHGVTLHGGPDSFSHRVWDAEEIPDGVRMHLHSPDGDQGFPGALDVWVDFTLTGRDLAISYRAVTNKPTVLNLTNHAYFNLAGEGRGDVLGHLLTLDADAYTPVDERQIPYGPYEPVAGTPFDFTTARPLGEGIAEGHPQLKLSRGYDHNWVLRERPADGPPVRAALLADPDSGRTLEVLTTEPGIQVYTANGFDGAVTGPSGTAYGPYAGVALETQHHPDSPHQPSYPSTELRPGQEFRSTTVLRVGTAD; encoded by the coding sequence ATGACCGCGCCGGCCGAGCCCACCGAGGTGCACCGGGCACCGTACGACCACTCCGGCGCCGGGATGGGGCTGGAACGCTGGACGCTGCGGGCCGGCCCGGTCGAGGCGACGGTGATCACCCTGGGGGCCGCGCTGCACACCCTCACCGCCCCGGACCGCTCCGGCGCCCCGGCCCAGCTGCTGCTCACCAGCGCGGACGTGGGCACCCTGCTCGGCCCGGCCAAGCACTACGGGGTCACCGTCGGCCGGTACGCCAACCGGATCGCCGACAGCCGGATCACCCTCGACGGCGAGGACCACCCGCTGCTGCCCACCGGCCACGGCGTCACCCTGCACGGCGGCCCGGACTCCTTCTCGCACCGGGTGTGGGACGCCGAGGAGATCCCCGACGGGGTGCGGATGCACCTGCACTCGCCGGACGGCGACCAGGGCTTCCCGGGCGCGCTGGACGTCTGGGTCGACTTCACCCTCACCGGCCGCGACCTGGCCATCTCCTACCGGGCGGTGACCAACAAGCCGACGGTGCTCAACCTGACCAACCACGCCTACTTCAACCTGGCCGGCGAGGGCCGCGGCGACGTGCTGGGCCACCTGCTGACCCTCGACGCGGACGCGTACACCCCGGTCGACGAGCGGCAGATCCCGTACGGCCCGTACGAGCCGGTGGCGGGCACCCCGTTCGACTTCACCACCGCCCGGCCGCTCGGCGAGGGCATCGCCGAGGGGCACCCGCAGCTGAAACTTTCCCGCGGCTACGACCACAACTGGGTGCTGCGCGAGCGCCCCGCGGACGGGCCGCCGGTGCGCGCGGCGCTGCTGGCGGACCCGGACAGCGGGCGGACGCTGGAGGTGCTGACCACCGAGCCCGGCATCCAGGTCTACACCGCGAACGGCTTCGACGGCGCGGTCACCGGCCCGTCCGGCACGGCCTACGGCCCGTACGCGGGGGTGGCGCTGGAGACCCAGCACCACCCGGACTCGCCGCACCAGCCGTCGTACCCGTCGACCGAGCTGCGGCCGGGGCAGGAGTTCCGCTCCACCACCGTGCTGCGGGTGGGCACCGCCGACTGA